A genomic segment from Halobellus litoreus encodes:
- a CDS encoding zinc-binding dehydrogenase, with the protein LRPTGRYVFVGGPTRRFVTALLAGPMLSMTGEQRFRTFMLNPTQEDLAFVMELLESGDIEAVIDRQYHLGEVPAAIQDIEAGRATGKVVVV; encoded by the coding sequence CCTTCGCCCGACGGGACGGTACGTCTTCGTTGGAGGACCCACGCGACGATTCGTGACCGCACTCCTCGCGGGCCCAATGCTCTCTATGACGGGCGAACAACGGTTCCGTACCTTCATGCTCAACCCCACCCAGGAGGATTTAGCATTCGTGATGGAGCTCCTCGAATCCGGTGATATCGAGGCCGTCATCGACCGGCAGTATCACTTGGGCGAGGTGCCAGCGGCCATTCAAGATATCGAAGCAGGTCGTGCTACCGGAAAAGTCGTCGTCGTGTAG